Part of the Nitrosopumilus piranensis genome is shown below.
AGAAAGTTTAATGCCTACATAAGAAGGATTGAATTTTTTATTTTTAAGAAAATATTGAATATCAAAACCAAAAATAGTTCTAGAGCTAACAATATTTTCTTGCACAGATAATTTACTTAAATTGTGTTTAAGAGAAGATTTTGTAAAAGTATCAGAATTTTCAACATATCCAGTAACGGTATGATTTTTTGAGATTTTGGGGAAAAATTTTCGAATAGTATTTTTTTCAATTAATGGCAAATCTGAAAAAATAACTAAACATTTTTTATAATTAAAATTTGATTCTTTGAATGCATCTAAAGCATTTTTGATGATTTTTTCAGAATTAGATAAGTTAGTATCTTTTAAAAAAATTACATTAGGGGTATATTGTAAAGAAACTTCTTGAATTGCTTCAGAATCGGTTACAACAAAAACATCGGCACATTTTGCATCAATACATGTTCTTAAAACATAATACAGTAATGGATTGTTATTTACAAGACGTAGATTGTGTTGAGAAATATTTTTGTTATTACTAAATGCAGGAATTAAAATAAGATTGGTAGTTTTTTTCATAGTTATTCAATATCATCCCATTGAATTGGGATATCTTCCTCAATATCTTTTTTAGCTGTAGAATTAACGACTTTATCTAAAAATTTAGGATAAATTCCAGTTGCAGGTCTCTTAACGTCCAACATATATTTAGAAATTTTAGTACCCTTAGGAATATTTTGGGTAGATACAATACTTCTTCTGGCATATTTTATAGATTCTTTTTCACAATTGAAATCATTTCTAATATCAGAACCCTTGGAAATTTTTGCAATGTTTAAACCATTAACTAAATCAATAAAATCTGCAGGATCTAGAGACAGCCAATGATCAGGACTACGATCTAATGTTTTATCAAACGTAAAATGTTTCTCAATAACTTTAGAGCCATAAAAAGTTGAAAATAATGCAGCCAAAATTCCGGGTGTGTGATCAGAGTATCCAATTACTAATGAAGGATATTCTTGAGTAAGCTTTTGAATCATATCTAAATTAGCATCTTCAAATTTAGTGGGATATGAAGTCATACAATGCATTAAAACAATATTTTGATTTCCAGAATCTTGAATTGTGTTAATAGCTTCTTTAATTTCTAAATCAGAAGCCATTCCAGTAGATAAAAAAATAGGAAGTTGCTTTGATGCAATATGTTTGATTAATGGTATGTGAGTCAAATCGGCTGAAGCAATTTTGAACGCAGGAACATCTAAAGAATATAAAAGATCAACAGATTTTTCATCAAATGGAGTTGAAAAACAGGTAATTTGTTTTTCATTTGCATATTCAAAAATTTGTTTCCAATCATCATTTGCTAAATTATCAAGTTTGGAAAATACATCAAATTGAGATTCATGTTTTTTGTTATCATCCCAATATTTTGGAGCAGTTTTTGTAGATAATTTACCAGCTTTATATGTTTGGAATTTTATAGAATGTGCTTTTCCAT
Proteins encoded:
- a CDS encoding N-acetylneuraminate synthase family protein codes for the protein MPEITIDGTKIGDDNPCYTIAEAGANHDGNLNKAFKLIDAAVDGKAHSIKFQTYKAGKLSTKTAPKYWDDNKKHESQFDVFSKLDNLANDDWKQIFEYANEKQITCFSTPFDEKSVDLLYSLDVPAFKIASADLTHIPLIKHIASKQLPIFLSTGMASDLEIKEAINTIQDSGNQNIVLMHCMTSYPTKFEDANLDMIQKLTQEYPSLVIGYSDHTPGILAALFSTFYGSKVIEKHFTFDKTLDRSPDHWLSLDPADFIDLVNGLNIAKISKGSDIRNDFNCEKESIKYARRSIVSTQNIPKGTKISKYMLDVKRPATGIYPKFLDKVVNSTAKKDIEEDIPIQWDDIE